One genomic segment of Labeo rohita strain BAU-BD-2019 chromosome 14, IGBB_LRoh.1.0, whole genome shotgun sequence includes these proteins:
- the LOC127175800 gene encoding GATA zinc finger domain-containing protein 1, which yields MPLGLKPCCAVCKINSSSMWKKGNQGEILCNNCTGKSVSSGSSGGSASSTIQQNNGGGKQSKQEIHRRSARLRSTKYKAPASEKKVSTKGKGRRHIFKLKNPIKAPESVSTIITSESMFYKGVYYQIGDVIKVIDEDDGKPYYAQIRGFVQDQYCEKSAALTWLIPTQASPRDRFDPSTYIVGPEEDLPRKMEYLEFVCHAPSEYFKSRSCPFPTLPVRPERGYIWTHIGPTPAVAIKETVG from the exons ATGCCTCTGGGTTTAAAACCATGTTGTGCTGTCTGCAAGATAAACTCATCCTCCATGTGGAAAAAAGGAAACCAGGGGGAGATTTTGTGCAACAACTGCACGGGTAAAAGCGTAAGCAGTGGAAGCTCCGGAGGATCTGCTTCATCCACCATCCAGCAGAATAATGGCGGAGGGAAACag TCCAAACAGGAAATCCACAGACGCTCCGCTCGGTTACGAAGCACCAAATACAAAGCTCCTGCATCTGAGAAGAAAGTCTCAACCAAAGGAAAGGGTAGACGacatattttcaaattaaaaaat CCTATCAAAGCACCAGAGTCTGTGTCGACGATTATTACATCAGAGTCCATGTTTTACAAG GGCGTCTATTATCAAATAGGAGATGTCATTAAAGTAATAGACGAGGACGACGGTAAACCGTATTACGCACAGATTCGTGGTTTCGTTCAGGACCAGTATTGTGAGAAAAGTGCTGCTTTAACTTGGCTGATCCCAACTCAGGCCAGTCCTCGAGATCGATTTGATCCAAGCACATACATTGTTG GTCCTGAAGAGGACTTGCCAAGAAAAATGGAGTATTTGGAGTTTGTCTGTCACGCTCCATCAGAGTATTTCAAATCAAGAAGCTGCCCTTTCCCAACATTACCAGTTCGTCCAGAAAGAGGCTACATCTGGACTCATATAGGACCGACGCCTGCCGTTGCCATTAAAGAAACCGTAGGGTGA
- the ccng1 gene encoding cyclin-G1 yields MIDQVTGAGALPFAVQLKALLDQEARYQPKLSGLRIIESAQDNGLRMTVKLRDFQVRELLSLTRFFGFSSETFSLAVNLIDRFLAVMKIQPKHLACVGLCCFYIAVKTSEEEKSIPLASDLIRISQNRFTVHDMMRMEKIILEKLYWKVKAPTALHFLRFFHSHIQQQVDAESKRILNIERLEAQLKACHCSFTFTKIKPSLLALSLLALEIEDQHECEPVPALKEVLNGLQESLTVKAGDLVCVRELVAKCLAEYATTKCLKPNGQRLRWMISGRTARQLKHSYYKIAHLPTIPEYAC; encoded by the exons ATGATTGACCAGGTGACCGGAGCAGGGGCTTTGCCCTTTGCCGTCCAGCTCAAGGCTCTTCTGGACCAAGAAGCCAGATATCAGCCCAAACTCAGTGGACTCCGAATCATCGAGTCCGCTCAGGATAACGGTCTGAGAATGACCGTCAAATTGAGAGACTTTCAAGTCCGAGAACTCCTCTCCTTGACGCGATTCTTCGGCTTCAGTTCGGAGACGTTCTCCCTCGCTGTGAATCTTATAGATCGTTTCCTGGCTGTGATGAag attcAGCCCAAACATCTGGCCTGTGTGGGtctctgctgcttctacatCGCTGTGAAGACGTCTGAAGAGGAGAAGAGCATTCCTTTAGCCAGTGACCTCATCAGGATCAGCCAGAACCGCTTTACGGTCCATGACATGATGAGGATGGAGAAGATCATTCTGGAAAAGCTCTACTGGAAGGTCAAAGCTCCAACCGCCCTTCACTTCCTCAGATTCTTTCACTCTCACATCCAACAGCAGGTGGACGCAGAAAG TAAGCGGATTCTGAACATTGAGAGGCTCGAGGCTCAGTTGAAGGCTTGCCATTGCTCTTTTACTTTCACTAAAATCAAG CCTTCGCTGCTCGCTTTGTCGCTTCTGGCCCTGGAGATCGAAGATCAGCACGAGTGTGAGCCAGTTCCTGCTCTGAAAGAGGTTCTGAATGGTCTACAGGAGAGTTTGACT GTTAAAGCTGGAGATCTGGTTTGCGTGAGGGAGCTTGTTGCCAAATGCCTGGCTGAATATGCCACCACCAAGTGCCTGAAGCCAAACGGCCAGAGACTGCGATGGATGATTTCGGGTAGAACCGCCAGACAGCTGAAGCACAGCTACTACAAGATTGCCCATCTACCCACAATTCCAGAATACGCTTGTTAA
- the nudcd2 gene encoding nudC domain-containing protein 2, whose protein sequence is MSVHFEERSGVILCKTAWGSWYQTMEEVFIEVNVPPGTSAREIKCNIGSKQIELRVKDQQIFKGKLFGSTVGDEATWTLEDKKLIRIVLMKSNREAGNCWQSLLEGEYAADPWVQDQMQRKLTLERFQRENPGFDFSGAEISGNFHGGGPDFSSLQK, encoded by the exons ATGTCGGTGCATTTTGAGGAGAGGAGCGGCGTGATCCTGTGTAAAACAGCATGGGGCTCCTGGTACCAGACTATGGAAGAGGTTTTCATCGAAGTCAATGTTCCTCCTGGAACTTCAGCCAGAGAGATCAAGTGTAACATCGGGAGCAAACAGATTGAGCTGCGTGTAAAAGACCAGCAGATCTTCAAG GGGAAGCTGTTTGGATCCACAGTCGGCGATGAAGCGACGTGGACGTTAG AGGACAAAAAGTTGATCCGGATCGTTCTCATGAAGTCAAACCGGGAGGCTGGGAACTGCTGGCAGTCTCTGCTGGAGGGCGAGTACGCGGCGGATCCATGGGTGCAAGATCAAATGCAGAGGAAGCTGACGCTGGAGAGGTTTCAGAGAGAG AACCCTGGATTTGACTTCAGCGGAGCGGAGATCTCTGGAAACTTTCACGGTGGTGGACCGGATTTCTCCAGCTTGCAAAAATAA